A genomic window from Osmia bicornis bicornis chromosome 6, iOsmBic2.1, whole genome shotgun sequence includes:
- the LOC114874532 gene encoding proteasomal ubiquitin receptor ADRM1-B isoform X1 codes for MSGAVLFGNNASRGTSKNLVEFKAGKMTMKGKMVYPDTRKGQLYVYQSDDSLMHFCWKDRTTGNVEDDLIIFPDDCEFKHVPQCKTGRVYLLRFKSSNKKFFVWLQDLKTDKDEEHCRKINEVLNNPPTPGSQRSGSTNPEGDLQNLLSNMSQRQLMQLFGGVGQIGGLGSLLGTMNRQQGVLNTRASSITTPSQVTTNAPISTQITSTPATTNDSPKPNGESKSSTRTSGPSTPGATTSTNNKIQLSDLQNFLSEIPTPTGAESVVQRGVATELTNAIPAAISATESLERAMSPHLPSGDHLCTTLLSPQFSQALSMFWSALQSGQAGPVIRQFGLGPDAVNAATSGNIEEFVSALESEAKTGQEQTQQGQEEKNTKQGSPARSPDKKDDDDEGMALD; via the exons atgtctGGAGCAGTTCTGTTTGGAAATAATGCTTCCCGCGGTACTTCGAAAAATTTAGTCGAATTTAAAGCAGGAAAAATGACCATGAAGGGAAAAATGGTTTATCCAGATACGCGTAAAGGCCAACTTTACGTTTATCAGTCCGACGATTCGTTAATGCATTTTTGTTGGAAAGATCGTACAACAGGAAATGTTGAAGAT GATTTGATTATTTTTCCTGATGACTGTGAATTTAAACATGTTCCACAATGTAAAACTGGAAGAGTATATCTTCTACGATTCAAATCATCAAACAAAAAATTCTTTGTATGGCTCCAG GATCTTAAAACAGATAAAGATGAAGAACATTGTAGGAAAATTAACGAAGTTCTTAATAATCCTCCAACCCCTGGTTCACAAAGAAGTGGCAGTACAAATCCAGAAGGagatttacaaaatttattaagtAACATGTCACAACGCCAACTAATGCAACTGTTTGGTGGTGTAGGACAAATTGGTGGCTTAGGCAGCTTATTAGGTACAATGAACAGACAGCAAGGTGTACTAAATACTAGAGCTTCCAGTATAACTACACCGTCTCAAGTTACTACAAATGCTCCAATATCAACTCAAATTACATCTACACCAGCAACTACTAATGATTCTCCTAAACCAAATg GTGAGAGTAAATCATCAACAAGAACATCTGGCCCATCAACACCTGGAGCAACAACAAGTACTAACAACAAAATACAGCTTAGCGATCTTCAAAATTTTTTGTCAGAAATTCCAACACCAACAGGAGCAGAATCTGTTGTTCAG AGGGGCGTAGCAACTGAGCTGACCAATGCCATCCCTGCGGCGATCTCTGCAACGGAGAGCTTGGAGCGGGCAATGAGCCCGCATTTGCCATCCGGGGACCACCTGTGTACAACGCTATTGTCTCCCCAGTTCTCCCAGGCGCTATCAATGTTCTGGTCTGCTTTGCAGTCAGGCCAAGCGGGACCTGTCATCCGTCAATTTGGTTTGGGACCAGATGCTGTCAATGCCGCGACCAGTGGAAACATTGAGGAATTCGTCAGTGCTCTCGAGTCTGAAGCTAAGACTGGCCAAGAACAAACGCAGCAAGGACAGGAGGAAAAAAATACTAAACAAGGTTCACCAGCGCGTAGCCCTGATAAGaaagatgatgatgatgaaggAATGGCTTTAGATTAA
- the LOC114874532 gene encoding proteasomal ubiquitin receptor ADRM1 homolog isoform X2, protein MSGAVLFGNNASRGTSKNLVEFKAGKMTMKGKMVYPDTRKGQLYVYQSDDSLMHFCWKDRTTGNVEDDLIIFPDDCEFKHVPQCKTGRVYLLRFKSSNKKFFVWLQDLKTDKDEEHCRKINEVLNNPPTPGSQRSGSTNPEGDLQNLLSNMSQRQLMQLFGGVGQIGGLGSLLGTMNRQQGVLNTRASSITTPSQVTTNAPISTQITSTPATTNDSPKPNGESKSSTRTSGPSTPGATTSTNNKIQLSDLQNFLSEIPTPTGAESVVQSGQAGPVIRQFGLGPDAVNAATSGNIEEFVSALESEAKTGQEQTQQGQEEKNTKQGSPARSPDKKDDDDEGMALD, encoded by the exons atgtctGGAGCAGTTCTGTTTGGAAATAATGCTTCCCGCGGTACTTCGAAAAATTTAGTCGAATTTAAAGCAGGAAAAATGACCATGAAGGGAAAAATGGTTTATCCAGATACGCGTAAAGGCCAACTTTACGTTTATCAGTCCGACGATTCGTTAATGCATTTTTGTTGGAAAGATCGTACAACAGGAAATGTTGAAGAT GATTTGATTATTTTTCCTGATGACTGTGAATTTAAACATGTTCCACAATGTAAAACTGGAAGAGTATATCTTCTACGATTCAAATCATCAAACAAAAAATTCTTTGTATGGCTCCAG GATCTTAAAACAGATAAAGATGAAGAACATTGTAGGAAAATTAACGAAGTTCTTAATAATCCTCCAACCCCTGGTTCACAAAGAAGTGGCAGTACAAATCCAGAAGGagatttacaaaatttattaagtAACATGTCACAACGCCAACTAATGCAACTGTTTGGTGGTGTAGGACAAATTGGTGGCTTAGGCAGCTTATTAGGTACAATGAACAGACAGCAAGGTGTACTAAATACTAGAGCTTCCAGTATAACTACACCGTCTCAAGTTACTACAAATGCTCCAATATCAACTCAAATTACATCTACACCAGCAACTACTAATGATTCTCCTAAACCAAATg GTGAGAGTAAATCATCAACAAGAACATCTGGCCCATCAACACCTGGAGCAACAACAAGTACTAACAACAAAATACAGCTTAGCGATCTTCAAAATTTTTTGTCAGAAATTCCAACACCAACAGGAGCAGAATCTGTTGTTCAG TCAGGCCAAGCGGGACCTGTCATCCGTCAATTTGGTTTGGGACCAGATGCTGTCAATGCCGCGACCAGTGGAAACATTGAGGAATTCGTCAGTGCTCTCGAGTCTGAAGCTAAGACTGGCCAAGAACAAACGCAGCAAGGACAGGAGGAAAAAAATACTAAACAAGGTTCACCAGCGCGTAGCCCTGATAAGaaagatgatgatgatgaaggAATGGCTTTAGATTAA
- the LOC114874503 gene encoding uncharacterized protein LOC114874503, with amino-acid sequence MASHTVNSKNYNIKLIDTLYNQVPAFTDVFDEETWYIFVACFVAGTFLVAFILSRFITLKPVE; translated from the coding sequence ATGGCTAGTCATACTGTCAATagcaaaaattataatattaaacttATTGATACTCTTTATAATCAGGTTCCAGCTTTTACCGATGTTTTCGATGAAGAAACTTGGTATATTTTTGTTGCCTGCTTTGTTGCAGGAACATTTTTAGTTGCATTTATTCTTTCAAGATTTATAACATTAAAACCCGTggaatga
- the LOC114874502 gene encoding 39S ribosomal protein L53, mitochondrial isoform X2: MSIPFNGTRTRSAGLISAIIKQLKSVNLKPVKSINIQFDPFHKKASEVRDFFFHITCQKIIATNPRCVVKPQIVSDLSEPIIKFKLLSGDNVVFKTTNLTSLNILQLYNKHITPLAPVESETESSKSLEEAKKRKKKYPFKIKAGNRRRGLML, from the exons ATGTCGATTCCTTTTAATGGCACTCGTACGCGCTCAGCAGGATTAATAAGTGcaattataaaacaattaaaatcgGTAAACTTAAAACCGGTAAAATCAATCAACATACAGTTTGATCCCTTTCATAAAAAAGCTTCGGAAGTAAG AGATTTTTTCTTTCACATTACTTGTCAGAAGATTATTGCAACTAATCCACGTTGTGTTGTAAAACCTCAAATTGTTTCGGATTTGTCTGAACCCATaatcaaattcaaattat TATCCGGTGATAACGTGGTATTCAAAACTACAAATTTGACATCTCTGAATATTTTGCAACTTTACAACAAACACATTACTCCATTAGCTCCAGTTGAATCTGAAACTGAAAGTAGCAAGAGTCTTGAAGAAgcaaagaaacgaaagaaaaaatatccatttaaaattaaggCAGGAAACAGACGTAGAGGATTAATGTTATAA
- the LOC114874502 gene encoding 39S ribosomal protein L53, mitochondrial isoform X1, with protein sequence MSIPFNGTRTRSAGLISAIIKQLKSVNLKPVKSINIQFDPFHKKASEVSVIFSHCKSTEKKIIATNPRCVVKPQIVSDLSEPIIKFKLLSGDNVVFKTTNLTSLNILQLYNKHITPLAPVESETESSKSLEEAKKRKKKYPFKIKAGNRRRGLML encoded by the exons ATGTCGATTCCTTTTAATGGCACTCGTACGCGCTCAGCAGGATTAATAAGTGcaattataaaacaattaaaatcgGTAAACTTAAAACCGGTAAAATCAATCAACATACAGTTTGATCCCTTTCATAAAAAAGCTTCGGAAGTAAG TGTTATATTCTCTCACTGCAAATCAACTGAAAAG AAGATTATTGCAACTAATCCACGTTGTGTTGTAAAACCTCAAATTGTTTCGGATTTGTCTGAACCCATaatcaaattcaaattat TATCCGGTGATAACGTGGTATTCAAAACTACAAATTTGACATCTCTGAATATTTTGCAACTTTACAACAAACACATTACTCCATTAGCTCCAGTTGAATCTGAAACTGAAAGTAGCAAGAGTCTTGAAGAAgcaaagaaacgaaagaaaaaatatccatttaaaattaaggCAGGAAACAGACGTAGAGGATTAATGTTATAA
- the LOC114874501 gene encoding protein argonaute-2 isoform X1 yields MAQMEQLPIQLPDLSSLRITTAVSMLGKAYGCGQCSAPPPGPTTSSSVGAAGSTGSSVVAPSSLGLVPAQQTHTPPQPPELPMFSCPRRPNIGREGRPIGLRANHFQITMPRGFVHHYDINIQPDKCPRKVNREIIETMVHAYSKIFGTLKPVFDGRNNLYTRDPLPIGTDKIELEVTLPGEGKDRVFRVVIKWVAQVSLFALEEALEGRTRQIPYDAILALDVVMRHLPSMTYTPVGRSFFSTPDGYYHPLGGGREVWFGFHQSVRPSQWKMMLNIDVSATAFYKAQPVIEFMCEVLDIRDINEQRKPLTDSQRVKFTKEIKGLKIEITHCGTMRRKYRVCNVTRKPAQMQSFPLQLENGQTVECTVAKYFLDKYKMKLRHPHLPCLQVGQEHKHTYLPLEVCNIVAGQRCIKKLTDMQTSTMIKATARSAPDREREINNLVRRADFNNDSYVQEFGLTISNNMMEVRGRVLPPPKLQYGGRVSSLSGQTKQQAMPNQGVWDMRGKQFFTGVEIRVWAIACFAPQRNVREDALRMFTTQLQKISNDAGMPIIGQPCFCKYATGPDQVEPMFRYLKSTFQSLQLVCVVLPGKTPVYAEVKRVGDTLLGIATQCVQAKNVNKTSPQTLSNLCLKINVKLGGINSILVPSIRPKVFNEPVIFLGADVTHPPAGDNKKPSIAAVVGSMDAHPSRYAATVRVQQHRQEIIQELSSMVRELLIMFYKSTGGYKPHRIILYRDGVSEGQFLHVLQHELTAIREACIKLEADYKPGITFIVVQKRHHTRLFCADKKEQSGKSGNIPAGTTVDVCITHPTEFDFYLCSHQGIQGTSRPSHYHVLWDDNHFESDELQCLTYQLCHTYVRCTRSVSIPAPAYYAHLVAFRARYHLVEKEHDSGEGSHQSGCSEDRTPGAMARAITVHADTKRVMYFA; encoded by the exons ATGGCTCAAATGGAACAGCTACCAATTCAATTGCCAGACTTAAGTAGTCTTCGCATAACTACAGCAGTCTCTATGCTTGGCAAAGCATATGGATGTGGACAATGTAGTG cTCCCCCACCTGGACCCACAACAAGTTCTTCTGTGGGAGCAGCTGGATCAACTGGGAGCAGTGTCGTTGCTCCTAGCTCTTTAGGACTTGTTCCTGCACAGCAGACACACACTCCTCCTCAACCTCCTGAACTGCCAA TGTTTTCGTGTCCTCGGAGACCAAATATAGGACGTGAAGGCAGACCAATTGGTTTAAGAGCTAATCACTTTCAAATTACAATGCCACGTGGTTTTGTGCATCATTATGATATTAACATTCAACCAGATAAATGTCCTCGTAAAGTTAATAGGGAAATAATAGAAACGATGGTTCATGCATATAGTAAAATATTCGGAACTCTTAAGCCTGTGTTTGATGgcagaaataatttatatacgAGGGACCCTTTGCCTATTGGTACTGATAAAATAGAATTAGAA GTAACACTGCCTGGTGAGGGTAAAGACAGAGTTTTTAGAGTGGTGATAAAGTGGGTGGCTCAAGTTTCATTATTTGCTTTAGAAGAAGCTCTAGAAGGACGTACAAGACAAATTCCATATGATGCTATACTTGCTTTAGATGTTGTAATGAGGCATTTACCATCTATGACATATACTCCTGTAGGTAGATCATTCTTTAGTACACCAGATGGATATTATCATCCACTAGGTGGTGGTAGAGAAGTATGGTTTGGTTTCCATCAATCTGTTAGGCCATCACAGTGGAAGATGATGTTAAATATTGATG TCTCTGCAACTGCATTTTACAAAGCCCAACCTGTCATAGAATTTATGTGTGAAGTATTAGACATTCGAGACATAAATGAACAAAGAAAGCCTCTAACAGATTCTCAACGAGTTAAGTTTACCAAAGAAATTAAGGGActcaaaattgaaattacacATTGTGGAACTATGAGACGGAAATACAGAGTGTGTAACGTTACACGTAAACCTGCCCAAATGCAGTC ATTCCCTTTACAACTAGAAAATGGACAAACAGTTGAATGCACTGTTGCAAAGTATTTCttagataaatataaaatgaagtTACGTCATCCGCATCTTCCGTGTCTTCAAGTTGGACAAGAGCATAAGCACACATATCTACCCCTCGAG GTCTGTAATATCGTCGCCGGGCAAcgctgtattaaaaaattgactGATATGCAGACATCCACTATGATAAAAGCTACAGCTCGTTCTGCTCCAGATCGTGaacgagaaataaataatttagttAGAAGAGCTGATTTTAATAATGATTCGTATGTTCAAGAATTTGGTCTGACAATATCAAACAATATGATGGAAGTTAGGGGTCGTGTTTTACCTCCGCCCAAGCTACAATACGGAGGGCGTGTAAGTTCCCTCAGTGGACAG aCAAAGCAGCAAGCTATGCCTAATCAAGGTGTATGGGACATGCGCGGCAAGCAATTTTTCACAGGTGTGGAAATTAGAGTTTGGGCAATTGCTTGCTTCGCGCCTCAAAGAAATGTACGCGAGGATGCACTGCGTATGTTTACAACACAGTTACAAAAAATAAGCAACGATGCTGGAATGCCAATTATTGGGCAACCATGTTTTTGTAAATACGCTACCGGGCCGGATCAAGTAGAGCCCATGTTTAGATATTTAAAATCAACATTTCAATCGTTACAACTTGTTTGCGTTGTATTACCTGGGAAAACGCCTGTATAtg CCGAAGTGAAAAGAGTTGGGGACACATTACTGGGTATAGCAACGCAATGCGTACAAgcaaaaaatgttaataaaacaTCGCCGCAGACGTTATCCAATTTGTGTCTAAAAATTAACGTAAAATTAGGGGGTATTAATAGTATTCTGGTACCAAGTATCAGACCTAAAGTATTCAATGAACCTGTCATATTTTTGGGGGCTGATGTAACTCATCCTCCTGCTGGAGATAATAAGAAACCTAGCATAGCTGCAGTTGTTGGTAGCATGGATGCTCATCCATCTCGATATGCGGCTACTGTTAGGGTTCAGCAACACAGacaagaaattattcaagaaCTCAGTTCAATGGTGAG aGAACTTCTTATCATGTTTTATAAAAGTACCGGGGGATATAAGCCACACAGAATAATTCTTTATCGTGATGGTGTCTCGGAAGGCCAGTTTCTACACGTTTTGCAACACGAATTAACTGCTATTCGTGAGGCTTGCATTAAACTCGAAGCTGATTACAAACCTGGAATAACATTCATCGTAGTACAGAAGAGACATCACACCCGCTTATTCTGTGCAGATAAAAAGGAACAAAGTGGAAAAAGTGGAAACATTCCAGCGGGTACAACGGTAGATGTTTGTATAACGCATCCAACTGAATTCGACTTTTATCTGTGTAGTCATCAAGGCATCCAG GGCACATCACGGCCGTCACACTATCACGTTCTGTGGGACGATAATCATTTTGAAAGTGATGAATTACAATGTCTTACTTATCAACTTTGTCACACGTATGTGAGATGTACGAGGTCTGTTAGTATACCTGCACCAGCATATTATGCTCATCTTGTAGCATTCCGAGCCAGATATCATTTGGTAGAAAAGGAACATGATAG CGGGGAAGGATCTCATCAATCAGGTTGCAGTGAAGACAGAACACCAGGTGCAATGGCAAGAGCTATTACAGTTCATGCAGACACAAAGCGAGTTATGTACTTTGCATAA
- the LOC114874501 gene encoding protein argonaute-2 isoform X2, protein MYPVGQPPPPGPTTSSSVGAAGSTGSSVVAPSSLGLVPAQQTHTPPQPPELPMFSCPRRPNIGREGRPIGLRANHFQITMPRGFVHHYDINIQPDKCPRKVNREIIETMVHAYSKIFGTLKPVFDGRNNLYTRDPLPIGTDKIELEVTLPGEGKDRVFRVVIKWVAQVSLFALEEALEGRTRQIPYDAILALDVVMRHLPSMTYTPVGRSFFSTPDGYYHPLGGGREVWFGFHQSVRPSQWKMMLNIDVSATAFYKAQPVIEFMCEVLDIRDINEQRKPLTDSQRVKFTKEIKGLKIEITHCGTMRRKYRVCNVTRKPAQMQSFPLQLENGQTVECTVAKYFLDKYKMKLRHPHLPCLQVGQEHKHTYLPLEVCNIVAGQRCIKKLTDMQTSTMIKATARSAPDREREINNLVRRADFNNDSYVQEFGLTISNNMMEVRGRVLPPPKLQYGGRVSSLSGQTKQQAMPNQGVWDMRGKQFFTGVEIRVWAIACFAPQRNVREDALRMFTTQLQKISNDAGMPIIGQPCFCKYATGPDQVEPMFRYLKSTFQSLQLVCVVLPGKTPVYAEVKRVGDTLLGIATQCVQAKNVNKTSPQTLSNLCLKINVKLGGINSILVPSIRPKVFNEPVIFLGADVTHPPAGDNKKPSIAAVVGSMDAHPSRYAATVRVQQHRQEIIQELSSMVRELLIMFYKSTGGYKPHRIILYRDGVSEGQFLHVLQHELTAIREACIKLEADYKPGITFIVVQKRHHTRLFCADKKEQSGKSGNIPAGTTVDVCITHPTEFDFYLCSHQGIQGTSRPSHYHVLWDDNHFESDELQCLTYQLCHTYVRCTRSVSIPAPAYYAHLVAFRARYHLVEKEHDSGEGSHQSGCSEDRTPGAMARAITVHADTKRVMYFA, encoded by the exons ATGTATCCTGTAGGGCAGC cTCCCCCACCTGGACCCACAACAAGTTCTTCTGTGGGAGCAGCTGGATCAACTGGGAGCAGTGTCGTTGCTCCTAGCTCTTTAGGACTTGTTCCTGCACAGCAGACACACACTCCTCCTCAACCTCCTGAACTGCCAA TGTTTTCGTGTCCTCGGAGACCAAATATAGGACGTGAAGGCAGACCAATTGGTTTAAGAGCTAATCACTTTCAAATTACAATGCCACGTGGTTTTGTGCATCATTATGATATTAACATTCAACCAGATAAATGTCCTCGTAAAGTTAATAGGGAAATAATAGAAACGATGGTTCATGCATATAGTAAAATATTCGGAACTCTTAAGCCTGTGTTTGATGgcagaaataatttatatacgAGGGACCCTTTGCCTATTGGTACTGATAAAATAGAATTAGAA GTAACACTGCCTGGTGAGGGTAAAGACAGAGTTTTTAGAGTGGTGATAAAGTGGGTGGCTCAAGTTTCATTATTTGCTTTAGAAGAAGCTCTAGAAGGACGTACAAGACAAATTCCATATGATGCTATACTTGCTTTAGATGTTGTAATGAGGCATTTACCATCTATGACATATACTCCTGTAGGTAGATCATTCTTTAGTACACCAGATGGATATTATCATCCACTAGGTGGTGGTAGAGAAGTATGGTTTGGTTTCCATCAATCTGTTAGGCCATCACAGTGGAAGATGATGTTAAATATTGATG TCTCTGCAACTGCATTTTACAAAGCCCAACCTGTCATAGAATTTATGTGTGAAGTATTAGACATTCGAGACATAAATGAACAAAGAAAGCCTCTAACAGATTCTCAACGAGTTAAGTTTACCAAAGAAATTAAGGGActcaaaattgaaattacacATTGTGGAACTATGAGACGGAAATACAGAGTGTGTAACGTTACACGTAAACCTGCCCAAATGCAGTC ATTCCCTTTACAACTAGAAAATGGACAAACAGTTGAATGCACTGTTGCAAAGTATTTCttagataaatataaaatgaagtTACGTCATCCGCATCTTCCGTGTCTTCAAGTTGGACAAGAGCATAAGCACACATATCTACCCCTCGAG GTCTGTAATATCGTCGCCGGGCAAcgctgtattaaaaaattgactGATATGCAGACATCCACTATGATAAAAGCTACAGCTCGTTCTGCTCCAGATCGTGaacgagaaataaataatttagttAGAAGAGCTGATTTTAATAATGATTCGTATGTTCAAGAATTTGGTCTGACAATATCAAACAATATGATGGAAGTTAGGGGTCGTGTTTTACCTCCGCCCAAGCTACAATACGGAGGGCGTGTAAGTTCCCTCAGTGGACAG aCAAAGCAGCAAGCTATGCCTAATCAAGGTGTATGGGACATGCGCGGCAAGCAATTTTTCACAGGTGTGGAAATTAGAGTTTGGGCAATTGCTTGCTTCGCGCCTCAAAGAAATGTACGCGAGGATGCACTGCGTATGTTTACAACACAGTTACAAAAAATAAGCAACGATGCTGGAATGCCAATTATTGGGCAACCATGTTTTTGTAAATACGCTACCGGGCCGGATCAAGTAGAGCCCATGTTTAGATATTTAAAATCAACATTTCAATCGTTACAACTTGTTTGCGTTGTATTACCTGGGAAAACGCCTGTATAtg CCGAAGTGAAAAGAGTTGGGGACACATTACTGGGTATAGCAACGCAATGCGTACAAgcaaaaaatgttaataaaacaTCGCCGCAGACGTTATCCAATTTGTGTCTAAAAATTAACGTAAAATTAGGGGGTATTAATAGTATTCTGGTACCAAGTATCAGACCTAAAGTATTCAATGAACCTGTCATATTTTTGGGGGCTGATGTAACTCATCCTCCTGCTGGAGATAATAAGAAACCTAGCATAGCTGCAGTTGTTGGTAGCATGGATGCTCATCCATCTCGATATGCGGCTACTGTTAGGGTTCAGCAACACAGacaagaaattattcaagaaCTCAGTTCAATGGTGAG aGAACTTCTTATCATGTTTTATAAAAGTACCGGGGGATATAAGCCACACAGAATAATTCTTTATCGTGATGGTGTCTCGGAAGGCCAGTTTCTACACGTTTTGCAACACGAATTAACTGCTATTCGTGAGGCTTGCATTAAACTCGAAGCTGATTACAAACCTGGAATAACATTCATCGTAGTACAGAAGAGACATCACACCCGCTTATTCTGTGCAGATAAAAAGGAACAAAGTGGAAAAAGTGGAAACATTCCAGCGGGTACAACGGTAGATGTTTGTATAACGCATCCAACTGAATTCGACTTTTATCTGTGTAGTCATCAAGGCATCCAG GGCACATCACGGCCGTCACACTATCACGTTCTGTGGGACGATAATCATTTTGAAAGTGATGAATTACAATGTCTTACTTATCAACTTTGTCACACGTATGTGAGATGTACGAGGTCTGTTAGTATACCTGCACCAGCATATTATGCTCATCTTGTAGCATTCCGAGCCAGATATCATTTGGTAGAAAAGGAACATGATAG CGGGGAAGGATCTCATCAATCAGGTTGCAGTGAAGACAGAACACCAGGTGCAATGGCAAGAGCTATTACAGTTCATGCAGACACAAAGCGAGTTATGTACTTTGCATAA